One genomic region from Thalassotalea sp. PS06 encodes:
- a CDS encoding alginate export family protein — protein MNPENPIKTSPDTQLSVRSLLFSSLCVSSFGLVPVAIAEEEETDFFMADFRLRYEAVDQDNPLKDAEALTLRTTIGLRTPQILGFSIYVEGEDSRPVFGIDNYNDTLGMNPGYSVIADPETTEFDQGYLQFKTKNLAAKLGRQVINLDNERFVGSVGWRQDKQTFDAFSVAWTLFDALTVNYIYIDKRNRIFADEQDLDSKDHLLNLAWDTGLGTLIGYAYMLEEDEGIRNDNDTYGIRYQGQLQALGQQWLLNAEYAEQTLDTEAGEFEPHYYLLEAGINFSALTFMLGYESLGSDDGQVGFATPLATLHKFNGFTDQFLATPAQGLNDWYATLGGSIFSGKWSVGYHDFEADDSAPLIDDFGKEYNAQYTHGFGDHFSAGVKYANYERGDFAAEKVDTDKLWVWVGATF, from the coding sequence CCTTGTTCCGGTAGCAATCGCCGAAGAAGAGGAAACTGACTTTTTCATGGCGGATTTTCGTTTGCGTTACGAAGCGGTTGATCAGGATAACCCATTAAAAGATGCGGAAGCCCTGACACTGAGAACCACAATTGGATTGCGCACGCCACAAATTCTCGGCTTTTCTATCTATGTAGAGGGGGAGGATTCTCGCCCAGTTTTTGGTATTGATAATTACAACGATACCTTAGGGATGAACCCCGGGTATTCTGTAATCGCCGACCCGGAAACCACTGAGTTCGACCAAGGGTATCTGCAATTTAAAACTAAAAATCTAGCGGCAAAATTGGGTCGCCAGGTAATCAATCTCGATAATGAACGATTCGTTGGTAGCGTTGGCTGGCGCCAGGACAAACAGACCTTTGATGCCTTCAGCGTTGCCTGGACGCTTTTTGACGCTCTCACCGTTAACTACATCTATATCGATAAACGTAATCGCATATTTGCCGATGAGCAGGATCTTGATAGTAAAGATCATCTGCTAAACCTGGCCTGGGATACCGGTCTGGGTACCTTAATCGGCTATGCGTATATGCTGGAAGAGGATGAAGGTATCCGCAATGACAACGACACCTATGGTATTCGTTATCAGGGCCAGCTACAGGCGCTTGGACAGCAATGGCTGTTGAACGCTGAATACGCCGAGCAGACATTAGATACCGAAGCTGGTGAATTCGAACCTCATTATTATCTGTTAGAAGCTGGCATTAACTTCAGTGCATTGACTTTTATGTTGGGCTATGAATCCTTAGGCAGTGATGATGGTCAGGTTGGTTTTGCCACACCTTTAGCAACCCTGCATAAATTTAATGGTTTCACCGATCAGTTTCTGGCAACCCCGGCACAGGGCTTAAATGATTGGTATGCGACATTAGGCGGCAGCATTTTCTCAGGAAAATGGAGTGTCGGATATCACGATTTTGAAGCCGATGATTCAGCGCCGTTAATTGATGATTTCGGCAAGGAATACAATGCCCAGTATACCCATGGGTTCGGCGACCATTTTTCTGCCGGGGTAAAATATGCCAATTATGAGCGAGGAGATTTCGCCGCGGAAAAAGTCGATACCGACAAATTGTGGGTGTGGGTTGGTGCGACGTTTTAA